From the genome of Hydrogenophilus thermoluteolus, one region includes:
- a CDS encoding TrkH family potassium uptake protein yields the protein MRPWVPALHAYAYILMLFSLLFLVPTAASLWRADGSHTLYEEAMAAAFAAGALLWAATRRYRRALRPADGFLIVALTWVVSPLFAAIPLYLYRPELGYVRAYFEAVSGLTTTGATVYSGLDDFPFSLNLWRAFLHWVGGMGVVVLAVAILPLLGIGGRQVFQAESPTPLKEESLTPRVADTAKGLWLTYAGMTLLCMGAFWYGGMSIEDAVIHAFSVMGLGGFSSHDASFGYFHSLTLELIAIAFATLAGFNWATHYLALVRRSAKPYWRDPELPYYLGVLAFSSLMLAAYLTVNGAYADFWRALRDTAFHVVSIATSLGLATTDYTLWPFFAQLWLLFLSSFTACAGSTGGGIKMMRAIILYKQIYREIVRALHPNAVVPVRLRKTIIENRVVFAVLGFSFLYMVSIVSLTLVLSASGLDIVTAFSAVVACINNTGPGLGAVGPAANYGWLNEGQTLLLTFTMVLGRLEIFTFLVVLTPAFWRR from the coding sequence ATGCGACCCTGGGTTCCGGCGCTCCATGCGTACGCGTACATTCTCATGCTCTTTTCCCTGCTCTTTTTGGTTCCCACCGCGGCGTCGCTGTGGCGCGCCGACGGCAGCCACACGCTCTACGAAGAAGCGATGGCAGCGGCGTTCGCTGCTGGGGCACTTCTCTGGGCTGCGACGCGGCGGTATCGGCGCGCGCTCCGTCCCGCCGATGGCTTTCTGATCGTCGCGCTCACGTGGGTAGTCTCACCGCTCTTCGCGGCGATCCCGCTCTACCTCTACCGCCCCGAACTCGGCTACGTGCGCGCCTATTTCGAAGCGGTCTCGGGGCTGACAACGACCGGCGCCACGGTCTATTCCGGTTTGGACGATTTCCCCTTTTCCCTCAACCTCTGGCGCGCGTTCCTCCATTGGGTGGGCGGAATGGGGGTGGTCGTTTTGGCGGTAGCGATTCTCCCTTTGCTGGGGATCGGGGGGCGGCAGGTTTTTCAGGCCGAATCCCCCACGCCGTTGAAAGAGGAGTCGCTCACACCGCGCGTTGCCGATACTGCAAAGGGCCTGTGGCTCACCTACGCGGGGATGACGCTCCTGTGCATGGGTGCGTTCTGGTACGGTGGGATGTCGATCGAGGATGCGGTGATCCACGCCTTTTCGGTGATGGGGCTCGGTGGCTTTTCCAGCCACGATGCCTCATTCGGCTATTTTCACAGCCTTACGCTCGAACTCATCGCAATCGCATTCGCTACGCTCGCCGGATTCAACTGGGCCACCCACTATTTGGCGCTGGTGCGAAGATCCGCGAAACCCTACTGGCGCGATCCTGAATTGCCCTACTATTTGGGTGTGCTCGCGTTCAGTAGCCTCATGCTCGCCGCCTATTTGACCGTGAACGGCGCGTACGCCGATTTCTGGCGGGCGCTGCGCGACACCGCGTTTCACGTCGTCTCGATCGCCACGTCGCTGGGTTTGGCGACGACCGACTACACCCTCTGGCCGTTCTTCGCCCAATTGTGGCTGCTCTTCCTGAGCAGTTTCACCGCCTGTGCCGGGTCGACGGGCGGCGGGATCAAAATGATGCGTGCGATCATCCTCTACAAGCAGATCTACCGCGAGATCGTGCGCGCGCTCCACCCCAACGCCGTCGTTCCCGTGCGCTTACGCAAGACGATCATCGAAAACCGTGTCGTTTTCGCGGTTTTGGGTTTTTCCTTTCTCTACATGGTCTCTATCGTCTCGCTCACGCTGGTGCTCAGTGCCAGTGGCCTCGATATCGTCACGGCGTTTTCGGCGGTGGTGGCGTGCATCAACAACACAGGGCCGGGTTTGGGCGCTGTGGGGCCGGCTGCGAATTACGGCTGGTTGAACGAAGGGCAGACGTTGCTTTTGACCTTTACCATGGTGTTGGGGCGCCTTGAAATCTTCACCTTTCTGGTCGTCCTCACCCCAGCGTTCTGGCGACGGTAA
- the trkA gene encoding Trk system potassium transporter TrkA, translated as MNVIILGAGQVGSSVAEHLASEENDITMIDVDASRLAEVANRIEMRTLVGNAASPRLLEQAGARDCDLLVAVTQSDQTNLCASLIAKRLFNVPRSIVRVRAADYTAFQELLGEEAFAVDFAICPEQIVCEYIVRLVNHPGVLQLLDFANGAVQLAAVRAERGGKLVGHPIKALRYHLPNVEMRVAAIYRHGVPIIPEGDTVIHPGDELFFLASAGQIPALLRELRPAERRGSRVMIAGGGNIGMRLAKMLERDYRVKLIEYNKQRAQQLAVELTDTLVLAGDATDEHLLDREGIEEVDHFLAVTNDDENNIMGAALAKRLGAKKTLAIINRSAYVDLVQGETIDIAISPALVTIGALLKHVRRGDVAAVHRLRRGAAEAIEIVVHGNAQTSKVVGRRIDQIRWPPGVTVAAIVREETVADEEAASPARKQKRVVMAHHDTVIEEGDHVILFCTQRRRVREIEKLFAVGFGFF; from the coding sequence GTGAACGTGATCATCTTGGGGGCCGGTCAGGTCGGCAGCTCGGTGGCGGAGCATCTGGCGAGCGAAGAGAACGACATCACGATGATCGACGTCGACGCCAGCCGCTTGGCGGAGGTCGCAAACCGCATCGAGATGCGCACTTTGGTCGGGAACGCCGCGTCCCCCCGTCTGCTGGAACAGGCGGGCGCGCGCGATTGCGATCTGCTCGTCGCGGTGACGCAATCGGATCAGACCAACCTCTGTGCGTCTCTGATCGCAAAACGGCTCTTCAACGTGCCGCGCAGTATCGTCCGAGTGCGCGCCGCCGACTACACCGCGTTCCAAGAACTCCTGGGCGAAGAGGCTTTTGCGGTCGATTTCGCGATCTGCCCCGAACAGATCGTCTGCGAATACATCGTCCGCCTGGTGAACCACCCAGGGGTGCTGCAACTGCTCGATTTTGCGAACGGCGCCGTCCAGCTTGCCGCGGTGCGTGCCGAACGGGGCGGAAAGCTCGTTGGCCACCCGATCAAAGCGTTGCGCTATCACCTCCCCAACGTCGAAATGCGGGTCGCTGCGATCTACCGCCACGGGGTGCCGATCATTCCGGAAGGGGATACGGTGATCCACCCCGGCGACGAACTCTTTTTTCTGGCAAGCGCAGGGCAAATTCCGGCACTGCTTCGTGAACTGCGGCCCGCAGAGCGGCGCGGATCGCGCGTGATGATCGCAGGGGGCGGCAATATCGGAATGCGGCTCGCGAAAATGCTCGAACGCGACTACCGCGTGAAATTGATCGAATATAACAAGCAGCGCGCGCAGCAGCTGGCTGTCGAGCTCACCGATACCCTGGTGCTCGCAGGTGACGCCACCGACGAACATCTGCTCGACCGCGAAGGGATCGAAGAGGTCGATCACTTCCTTGCGGTGACCAACGACGACGAAAACAACATCATGGGGGCTGCGCTCGCCAAACGGTTGGGCGCGAAAAAGACGTTGGCGATCATCAACCGCTCCGCGTACGTCGATCTGGTGCAAGGCGAAACGATCGACATCGCGATTTCACCGGCGTTGGTGACGATCGGGGCCCTCTTGAAACACGTGCGGCGCGGTGACGTGGCCGCAGTCCACCGCTTACGGCGCGGTGCCGCGGAGGCGATCGAAATCGTCGTTCATGGCAACGCGCAGACGTCGAAAGTGGTGGGGCGGCGGATCGACCAAATTCGCTGGCCACCAGGGGTGACGGTCGCAGCGATCGTTCGCGAAGAGACGGTAGCGGACGAGGAAGCGGCAAGCCCAGCGCGCAAACAGAAACGGGTGGTGATGGCCCACCACGACACGGTGATCGAAGAGGGGGATCACGTGATCCTCTTTTGTACGCAACGGCGGCGCGTGCGTGAGATCGAAAAGCTTTTCGCCGTCGGGTTCGGCTTTTTCTGA